In Bacillus sp. DX3.1, the following proteins share a genomic window:
- a CDS encoding DeoR family transcriptional regulator, with translation MKPTTTRMLTRIKSIYMYINENGTVTTKDLVDEFGITPRTIQRDLNVLQFNELVYSPCRGKWTTTGKKVRMTS, from the coding sequence TTGAAACCTACAACTACTCGTATGCTAACACGCATTAAATCAATTTATATGTACATTAACGAAAATGGTACGGTAACGACGAAAGACCTTGTAGATGAGTTCGGGATCACACCACGAACGATACAACGTGATCTGAATGTGTTGCAGTTTAATGAGCTCGTGTATAGCCCTTGCCGCGGTAAGTGGACAACAACAGGAAAGAAAGTGAGAATGACTTCGTAA
- a CDS encoding pseudouridine synthase, with amino-acid sequence MRLDKLLANMGYGSRKEVKKLLKDGVVKIDGTPVKDAKFHVNVEEQEVTIHGETVEYKEFVYLMMHKPQGVISATEDENHETVVDLLELEDAIFDPFPVGRLDIDTEGFLLLTNDGKLAHQLLAPKKHVPKKYYAEIAGKVTEEDVEAFERGVILDDGYETKPGYLTILKSDDVSEIELVITEGKFHQVKRMFEAVGKKVVYLKRTEMGPLVLDEELELGEYRELTDEEVEMLKEFRIETDSKE; translated from the coding sequence GTGAGATTAGATAAATTATTAGCAAACATGGGATATGGTAGTAGAAAAGAAGTGAAGAAATTATTAAAAGATGGTGTTGTAAAAATAGACGGGACACCAGTGAAAGATGCGAAATTTCATGTGAATGTAGAAGAACAAGAAGTTACAATTCACGGTGAGACTGTTGAGTATAAAGAATTTGTCTACTTAATGATGCATAAACCTCAAGGTGTAATCTCAGCAACAGAAGATGAGAATCATGAAACAGTTGTTGATTTATTAGAATTGGAAGATGCTATTTTCGATCCATTTCCAGTAGGAAGACTTGATATTGATACAGAAGGTTTTCTTTTATTAACAAATGACGGGAAGCTAGCACATCAATTGTTAGCTCCGAAAAAACACGTACCGAAAAAGTATTATGCAGAAATAGCTGGGAAAGTAACGGAAGAAGATGTAGAGGCATTTGAAAGAGGAGTTATTTTAGATGATGGCTATGAAACAAAGCCAGGATATCTTACAATTTTAAAAAGTGATGATGTCTCTGAAATTGAACTTGTAATTACAGAAGGAAAGTTCCATCAAGTGAAGCGTATGTTTGAAGCTGTTGGAAAAAAAGTTGTCTATTTAAAGAGAACAGAGATGGGACCTTTAGTGTTAGATGAAGAATTAGAGCTTGGTGAATATCGTGAATTGACAGATGAAGAAGTGGAAATGCTGAAAGAGTTTCGTATTGAGACCGATTCCAAAGAATAA
- the pepV gene encoding dipeptidase PepV: MSAINWTQEVEKKKDAMIHDVQQFLQIKSVWEEETAKEGAPFGDGVAKALSFMLHKGEADGFVSKNLEGYAGHLEMGQGEELIGILCHVDVVPEGDGWTTPAYSADIRDGKIFARGAIDDKGPTMAAYYAMKIVKELGLPLSKRVRMILGTDEESNWKCVDHYFKHEEMPTMGFAPDADFPIINAEKGISDIQVVQNHTETTGGEYELVSFSSGRRLNMVPDFAEAVLVGENVAKAKAAYEQYLQKAGKTGAANVEGNTVTLQAEGISAHGSTPEKGENAGLLLVNFLKKIALDGKGASFATFVAETFTDDTLGEKAGIAYEDEISGPLTVNVGRLSYTKEEGGKLGLNVRYPVTTNFEETVQKLRDYVSAKDFQVADFSNSRPHHVDKEHVLIRTLQRVYEEQMGEKAELLAIGGGTYARSLQAGVAFGPLFPGKEELAHQKDEYIEIEDLLKATAIYAEAIYELAK; this comes from the coding sequence ATGTCAGCAATTAACTGGACACAAGAAGTTGAAAAGAAAAAAGATGCAATGATTCATGATGTACAGCAATTTTTACAAATTAAAAGTGTATGGGAAGAAGAAACAGCGAAAGAAGGTGCACCGTTTGGAGATGGTGTAGCCAAAGCATTATCTTTCATGTTACATAAAGGAGAAGCAGATGGGTTTGTTTCCAAAAATTTAGAAGGCTATGCAGGCCACCTTGAAATGGGACAAGGAGAAGAACTAATCGGTATTCTTTGTCATGTTGATGTTGTGCCAGAAGGAGACGGTTGGACAACGCCTGCTTATAGCGCGGATATTCGTGATGGAAAGATTTTTGCACGTGGTGCAATTGATGATAAAGGGCCGACAATGGCGGCTTATTATGCAATGAAAATTGTAAAAGAACTAGGATTACCGCTTTCTAAACGTGTTCGCATGATTTTAGGAACGGATGAAGAAAGTAATTGGAAGTGTGTAGATCATTATTTTAAACATGAAGAAATGCCGACGATGGGATTTGCACCAGATGCAGATTTTCCAATTATTAATGCTGAAAAAGGAATTTCTGATATACAAGTTGTGCAAAATCATACGGAAACAACAGGTGGAGAATATGAATTAGTTTCATTCTCTTCTGGTCGTCGTTTAAATATGGTTCCTGACTTCGCGGAAGCAGTTCTTGTAGGAGAGAACGTGGCAAAAGCTAAAGCTGCGTATGAACAATACTTGCAGAAAGCTGGGAAAACAGGTGCGGCAAATGTAGAAGGAAATACTGTTACATTGCAAGCAGAAGGAATTTCAGCACACGGTTCTACGCCTGAAAAAGGAGAAAATGCTGGTTTATTGCTAGTCAATTTTTTAAAAAAGATTGCTCTTGATGGAAAAGGTGCATCATTTGCTACATTTGTAGCTGAAACATTTACGGATGATACACTTGGAGAAAAAGCAGGTATTGCTTATGAAGATGAGATTAGCGGGCCGCTAACAGTTAATGTAGGTCGTCTCTCTTATACGAAAGAAGAAGGCGGTAAACTAGGTTTAAATGTACGTTATCCGGTAACAACAAATTTTGAAGAGACAGTGCAAAAACTAAGAGACTATGTTAGCGCAAAAGATTTCCAAGTGGCTGATTTTTCTAATTCGCGCCCCCATCATGTTGATAAAGAGCATGTGTTAATTCGCACATTACAGCGTGTATACGAGGAGCAAATGGGAGAGAAAGCGGAACTATTAGCGATTGGTGGTGGTACATATGCTCGTTCATTACAAGCAGGTGTAGCATTTGGTCCGTTGTTCCCTGGAAAAGAAGAACTTGCTCATCAAAAAGATGAATATATTGAAATTGAAGATTTATTAAAAGCAACAGCGATTTATGCAGAAGCAATTTATGAACTAGCAAAATAA
- the thpR gene encoding RNA 2',3'-cyclic phosphodiesterase translates to MVKHYFVAVTLPQHIKEMLGSFKEEMKGELPFRSWVHQEDYHITLAFLGSASADQLAGVERSLQQLISTETFSLTLQGFSTFGVAERPRVFWAGVKENSALFQLQKQVHTMCERNGFTLETRPYHPHITVARKWLGENQFDLKSLKQIETVLFQTDTVTLYESQINQTPKYKPIYEIKLHTCKA, encoded by the coding sequence ATGGTGAAACATTATTTTGTGGCGGTTACTTTACCGCAGCATATAAAAGAGATGCTTGGGAGCTTTAAAGAGGAAATGAAAGGTGAGTTACCATTTCGCTCATGGGTACATCAAGAGGATTATCATATTACACTTGCTTTTTTAGGGAGTGCAAGTGCGGATCAGCTTGCAGGAGTAGAGAGGAGTTTACAACAACTCATATCTACGGAAACATTTTCCCTTACATTGCAAGGATTTTCTACATTTGGGGTTGCGGAGCGTCCGCGTGTGTTTTGGGCAGGTGTGAAAGAAAATTCAGCTTTATTTCAACTACAAAAGCAAGTACATACGATGTGTGAGAGAAACGGTTTTACCTTAGAAACACGTCCGTATCATCCACATATTACCGTTGCTCGTAAGTGGCTTGGGGAAAATCAATTTGATCTTAAGAGTTTGAAACAAATAGAAACGGTTTTGTTTCAAACTGATACTGTTACATTATATGAATCGCAAATTAATCAAACCCCGAAATATAAGCCGATTTATGAAATAAAGTTACATACATGTAAAGCTTAA
- the pulA gene encoding type I pullulanase codes for MLKVQRPFEAYLDEVNKITILLPHAYGTSRTFFVHDGNHVWELSIVQTLSLSGVTKYESYIEHPLDVGQSYTVRDERNEETDLQIGAVIRTAAFDERYYYDGTDLGACYRNEATTFKVWAPTALLAKVRIYKNDKEYTDYEMKREENGVWFQDLHGDWDGAQYTFLVCINLIWREAVDPYAKSVSVNGTYGIVIDLTKTCMEEQTSLTELASPTDAILYEVHIRDATMHPNSGVKQKGTYVGLAEENTKGKLGTATSFSYIKELGVTHVEILPLHHFAGVDEANPLESYNWGYNPLYYNAPTGVYATDPFDPYNRILECKQLIQMFHKHGLRVILDVVYNHVYERETSSFEKLVPGYYFRHDENGMPSNGTGVGNDLASERKMVRKFIIDSVLYWLTEYGVDGFRFDLMGILDVETMNVLQKKVTAKKKDALLLGEGWDLQTPLPAEEKAVLYNANKIPKIAQFNDQFRDAIKGSTFDVDKRGFAFGGSIDPKHLQYVLTGSLSHVKEQGLFIEPVQTINYVECHDNMTMWDKLVCSNQEAEHIQKRRHRLATVMTLLAQGIPFLHAGQEFYRSKNGNENSYNALDEINQIDWDRKEREMEAIAYIQGIIAIRMAHGAFRLPNSDLIKEHMTFLQTPSSIVAYHLQHVEQFGPWKEIVVLFHSGLQSETISLPKNETWYVLADDKVANVQPISSFQGNELQIAPISSYIVAIM; via the coding sequence ATGCTGAAAGTGCAACGTCCATTTGAAGCCTATTTAGATGAAGTGAATAAGATTACAATTTTGCTCCCGCATGCGTATGGAACAAGCCGGACATTTTTTGTACATGATGGAAATCATGTGTGGGAGCTTTCTATTGTTCAAACGCTTTCTCTTTCAGGTGTAACAAAGTATGAAAGTTATATAGAGCATCCGCTTGATGTAGGCCAATCTTATACAGTGCGAGATGAGCGGAATGAGGAAACAGATTTACAAATCGGAGCGGTTATTCGGACAGCTGCATTCGATGAGAGATATTATTATGACGGTACGGATTTAGGAGCTTGTTACAGAAATGAAGCAACGACTTTTAAAGTGTGGGCACCGACTGCGCTACTCGCGAAAGTGCGAATTTATAAAAATGATAAAGAATATACAGATTATGAAATGAAAAGGGAAGAGAATGGTGTTTGGTTTCAAGATTTACATGGTGATTGGGATGGGGCACAATACACGTTTCTCGTTTGTATTAATTTAATATGGCGAGAAGCTGTAGATCCATATGCGAAATCTGTATCAGTGAATGGTACGTATGGAATTGTGATCGACCTTACGAAAACATGTATGGAAGAACAAACATCATTAACTGAACTTGCTTCTCCAACGGATGCAATTCTTTATGAAGTGCATATTCGCGATGCTACAATGCATCCAAATAGTGGTGTGAAACAAAAAGGGACGTATGTTGGATTAGCGGAAGAGAATACGAAGGGAAAGCTGGGGACGGCAACTTCTTTTTCATATATAAAAGAATTAGGTGTCACGCACGTTGAAATATTACCACTGCATCATTTTGCAGGAGTGGATGAAGCAAACCCACTTGAATCTTATAACTGGGGATACAACCCATTATATTACAACGCTCCAACGGGAGTATATGCAACAGATCCATTCGATCCTTATAACCGAATTCTAGAGTGTAAACAGCTCATTCAGATGTTTCATAAACATGGACTTCGAGTGATTTTGGATGTTGTGTACAATCATGTATATGAACGCGAAACGTCTTCCTTTGAAAAACTCGTACCAGGATACTATTTTCGGCACGATGAAAATGGTATGCCCTCAAATGGAACTGGAGTCGGGAATGATCTAGCATCCGAACGAAAAATGGTGCGGAAATTTATCATTGATTCTGTTTTGTATTGGCTTACTGAATATGGAGTAGATGGTTTTCGATTTGATTTAATGGGAATTTTAGATGTAGAAACAATGAATGTATTGCAAAAGAAAGTAACGGCTAAAAAAAAGGATGCGCTGTTATTAGGAGAAGGGTGGGATTTACAAACGCCACTTCCAGCAGAAGAAAAGGCAGTGCTATATAATGCGAATAAGATTCCAAAAATTGCACAGTTTAACGATCAATTTCGTGATGCGATAAAAGGCAGCACGTTTGATGTGGATAAGCGTGGATTTGCATTCGGAGGAAGTATAGATCCGAAGCATCTGCAATATGTTTTAACGGGGAGCCTTTCGCATGTAAAAGAACAAGGGCTATTTATAGAACCTGTTCAAACAATTAATTATGTCGAATGCCATGACAATATGACGATGTGGGATAAATTGGTGTGCAGTAATCAAGAAGCCGAACATATACAAAAACGTCGTCATCGTTTAGCGACAGTAATGACGTTGCTCGCACAAGGTATTCCGTTTTTGCATGCAGGACAAGAATTTTACCGTTCAAAGAATGGAAATGAAAACAGTTATAATGCGCTTGATGAGATTAATCAAATAGATTGGGATCGAAAAGAAAGAGAAATGGAAGCGATTGCTTATATACAAGGAATCATCGCAATTCGCATGGCGCACGGGGCATTTCGTTTACCCAATTCTGATTTAATAAAGGAACATATGACCTTTTTGCAAACACCTTCTTCTATCGTCGCTTACCATCTGCAGCATGTTGAACAATTTGGGCCTTGGAAGGAGATTGTTGTTTTGTTTCATAGCGGATTACAATCAGAAACGATTTCTCTACCAAAAAATGAAACGTGGTATGTATTAGCAGATGATAAAGTAGCAAATGTACAGCCGATTTCTTCATTTCAAGGAAATGAGCTGCAAATAGCTCCGATTAGTTCGTATATAGTGGCGATAATGTGA